GACGAAGAATACCGTCTCACGTATTTAACGGGCAAATGGGCCGGGGAAACACAACTCAACAGGACTCCTCTTCCGGATGGAAAGCTAGTGTTAGAAAGCAGACGGGGAACGACAAGCCACTTTTACAATCCTTTCTTCCTGTTAGACCCAGGCGGAATTGCGCAAGAAGACTGTGGAGACGTTTATTTTGGGACGCTCGCTTTCAGCGGTAACTGGAAAATCGCAATAGAGAGAGATAGGTTGGGTATAACCAAAATCAGCGCCGGTGTCAACGATTTCGATTTCGCGTGGAATTTAAAAGCTGGAGAAATATTTGCAACTCCCGGATTCGTCATCGGATTCACTAGCGGAGGGTTCGGCTCCGCTAGCCGTAATCTCCATCGTTATCAACGGGAAGTCGTTCTTCCGGCCGAGCATCGTTCAAAGCCCCGGAAGGTGCTCTATAACTCCTGGGAAGCCACTTCGTTCGAAGTAAAAGAGGAGCAACAGATCAAACTGGCGGAAATTGCCGCTTCCACTGGCGTCGAGCTGTTCGTTATGGATGACGGGTGGTTCGGCGCACGGAATTCCGACCGTGCCGGCCTTGGCGATTGGATCGTTAACCACGATAAGTTCCCGAATGGCCTTCAGGGACTGATTAAGAACGTAAATGAATTGGGCATGGACTTCGGATTGTGGATCGAACCGGAAATGGTTAATCCCGACAGCGATCTGTACAGAGCGCATCCAGACTGGGTTTACCACTTCCAGACCCGGGACGGCACACGTATTCGTAACCAGCTTATTCTCAATCTAGCTAGAGCGAATGTTCGAAATTATCTTTTCGATTGCATTGATCTTCTATTGACAGAAAATAATATTCGCTTCGTTAAATGGGATATGAACCGTAATTTCAGCGAGCCGGGTTACCCGTCGGCGCCGCGAGAAGAGCAGAAAGAAATTTGGTTCAGGCATACCGAAGGTGTGTACGAAATCGCCCGGAAGCTCAAACAGGCACACCCTGAAGTTATTCTCCAATCTTGCTCTGGCGGCGGTGGACGGGTCGACTTAGGCATTCTGCGTTACTTCGACCAAGTCTGGACGAGTGACAATACCGATGCCTTCGACCGGCTGAAAATTCAAGAAGGCTTCTCCTTCGCATATACTGCTAAAATCATGGAATCATGGGTCACCGATGAAGTGAACTGGATCAGCGGCCGCAAGCTTTCGTTGACCTACCGTTTCCATAGCGCAATGATGGGTAATCTCGGTATCGGCGACGATTTGCGGAAATGGAACACGGAAGAATTAGTAGAGGCGCGGGAACTCATCCAACTCTACAAAGAAATCCGGTATATCGTACAAGACGGAGAGCAATATCGGTTGAAATCGCCAAGCGAGGGTCCGCTGACATCAGTCATGTACGTAGACGAAGCGCAAGAAGAAGCTGTTGTTTTCACCTTCTTGCACTCGCTAAACTTCATGAATGAACTTCCGAGACTGCGGCTGAAGGGATTGCGGAAGGATAGCTTGTACCAGGTCGACGGCATGGAAAGACTGATTAGCGGACAAGCGCTGATGAGCGTGGGGTTAAAGCTTCTTTTAAAAGGCGATTATCAAAGCAAGGTTATTCGGATACAGAAGGTTCACTAATATAAAGAGGCCCATGTGATCGCTCGCATGGGCCTCTTCTTTCTGTGAAGCATCACTTCATTATCTCACGCGATACTGATCAAACAACGTTGGTATAATCTCAGTCGATGCACCCGGCATTTGAGGTAGAATGTAGTGCCCATTGACTACAGTAGCCGGCTCCACAAAAATATGACGGATCCAAGGAATGTATTCCAGCATGATCGCACCTGGTGTTGATGCCACCAAATGCTGATGAATTTGCCCCATATCTCCAACATGCGGGCAAATCGGAATATCGTATGAAGCAGCTAACCCCGCTACCTGTTGCCACTCTGTAATCCCACCAACACGCGTTACATCTACTTGGCAATATTCAAGCGCCCCTTGATGGATGTAATCCCGAAAAGCATATTTCGTATAGACATGTTCACCTAATGCAATAGGTACATTCAATGCATCAGCCAGCTTCTTATGCCCCATGATATCATCTGGATTTAAGGGTTCCTCTAACCAGAACAGATCAAACTCCTCTAACTTCTTCCCCCATGTCATCGCTGTATTGATATTCCACTGTTGGTTCACATCGATCATGAAAATGGTTTGATCTCCTATCGCCTTACGAACAGCTTTACAACGATCATAATCCTCATGAGAATCTGCTTTACCCACTTTAATTTTAACTCCAGTAAAGCCCTGCTCGACAATTTCACTAACGTCCTTGATCAAACGTTCTTTGGACCAGTTCAACCAGCCGCCGTTTGTATTATAAGCTTTTATTTGTTTCGATTTATGTCCGCCAAGATACTGCCACAGCGGTTTATTGGAAGCCTTCGACATAATATCCCAAAGTGCAATATCTACTGCGGCCAACGCCATATGAGTAACTCCCGCTCTACCAATCCAATGCATTTTTCCAAAACGCAGCTCATCCCAAATCTCTTTAACCATAAACGGATCTTTGCCAATTAATATAGGAGCGTAATAACGATCAATCGTATCAACGATCATATCATCACCATGTGCACAGGTTCCTGTATATCCATACCCCACAAAACCCTCATCTGTAAAAATCCGAACGCCCGCAAGTCCCCAATGTGTAGCAACATTAATAGCATCCGTAATTGGTGGTGTAATAGGTACGTGTAAGACGAAACTTTCTACTTTTGTAATTTTCATATTTTTCATCTCCCTAGCTTTAATTGAAATGATTACTCAATCCATATGGAAAACCTCTTCCATACTCGCCCACCATTCACCCTCTAATGCAGACTTCACTGGATACTGACAAGGATCTGTTAAGCTCCACCATTCTTGTGTACGAGGATCTGCAGCCATGATGGCCATATCAGCCGTATAGTCATCCCCTGTATATTCAAAATAACTGAACAAATAGCCGTCTCTATAAAAAATGGAATAGTTCCTAATGTTGCACTTCCTTAATCTATCCAACACTTCGGGCCATACAGATGCATGTAACGCTTTGTATTCTTCTAGCTTCTCATCCTTGATATGAATAACACTTCCATATCGAGTCATTACGTCTCTCCCTTTCCAATAACACATTAATAGCCTAAGGCTGCTCCACCATCAACAGGGAGTGCTATTCCCGTAACAAATCCAGATAAATCACTCGCTAAATACAACACTGCTCTTGCAATCTCTTCCGTTGAGGCACATCTTCCCAATGGATGCATATCGATCAAATCTTGTACTGTAGTTGCTGGATTGGGCTGTTGACCGATCCACTCTTCTAATAAAGGTGTCATTACACCTGCTGGACATATGCAATTGATACGAACACCATCGCTCGCATAATCTAATGCCAGTGCTTTAGTCATGGCTATAATTGCACCTTTTGAAGCAGAGTACACTGGATTTTGCTTTTGCCCTACCAATCCGCTTAATGAAGCCATGTTCACAATGCAGCCACGGTTTTCTCTAATAGAAGGAATGCAGAATTTAATCATCAAATAGACACTCTTCAAATTGATATCCAAGGTACGCGTCCATTCTGTTTCAGAGATGTCCTCCAAATATTTTGGCAATACCACAGCAGCATTATTGAATAGAATGTCAATCTTTCCAAACTTATTTAATACTAGCTCTACCAATTGTTTAACTTCTATCTCCGATGAAACATCCGTTTTCACAGCATAAGCATTAGGATCTCCACAATGAACTGATTGGATTTCCTCGACTACTCGCTTTGCTTCAGCATCATTCCAGTCCGCAATGATAACTTTAGCACCCTCGCTGGCAAACAATTTGGCAGTCGCTTCACCAATCCCGGATCCACCGCCTGTGACAATAACGACTTTCCCTTGTAATTGCATAGGCTACACTCCAGTATTCATAAAATGTGTCTCCAATTGATAAAAACGAATCGCGTTATTGCCAAAAATATCGTCTATTTCTTGCTCTGTAAGCGCTTCAGGTAAATTGTTTAACAAAATACCTACTGCTTGATCATAGCTTGCTGCAAGTAGACAAACTGGCCAGTCGCTGCCAAACATGACACGATTCAAACCAAATGCATGTGTAACATGTTTGATATAAAAGTTAAAATCAGATTCTACCCAGTCGGACATATTTGCTTCGGTAACCATGCCAGATAGTTTGCAATACATCTGCGGATATTGAGCGACCTCCGTAACCCACTCTTGCCAAGGGGAAATTTCTTGCTGAGAAATTTGTGGCTTACCTATATGGTCAATGACCGCATGTAAATTTGGCACAAACTCGAGCAATTTCAATACGGCAGGGAATTGTGCAGCATGAATCAATAAATCGACAGGAAATCTCAGAGTCTCTAACCATTTTAAATGATGAATAACTAGAGGACGTTGCAAATATTCCGCCGCATCAATGCTCTGTAGCATTAAACGAACGCCTATAAAATATGGATTTTTACGCAAAAGTTCAAAGGTTTCCACGAAATTATCCTGATCAAAATCTAACCACCCTACTACACCAGCTATTGAATCATACGTCTGGCATAGACCTAGAAGAAATTCCGTTTCTTCAACAGTCGCCGCTGCTTGAACTACAATTGTTTTCGCGATTCCATGTCGTATTAATGATTCTGTCAGGTCAGCAGGCATAAAATCTCGATATAGTGTTGGAACCTCTGGTGTAAGCCATCCGTAATCGTTTCGACTTAATTGCCAATAATGCTGATGTGCATCAATTCTCATGTCTTCACCTCACACAAATTGAGTACATTCTCAGTCTTCCTTAACGAGCCGATTCGTCAGCTTACCCAGCTTCTCAATCTCAATTGTGACGATGTCTCCATCCTTCAGGTAAACCTGCTGATCTACCGGATAACCGAGGACGACACCTTCAGGTGTTCCAGTCAGAATGATGTCTCCAGGCACAAGTGTCATATGTTGCGAAATATAGCTTACGATTTCGTCACAACGGAAAATCATGTCTGACGTATTAGAATGCTGACGGATCTCTCCGTTGACTGTACATTTAATATCCAAATCATTCGGGTTTCCGATTTCATTCGCTGAAACAAGATAAGGCCCAAGTGGGGAGAATTTATCACATGACTTACCTAACAGCCATTGTTGAGTTCTTAACTGTAAGTCCCGTGCAGACAAATCATTCACGTTGCAGTAACCAAATACGTGGCTGAGTGCGTTCTCTTTCGTGACGTACTTAGCTGTTTTGCCAATAACGATAACAAGTTCCGCTTCGTAATCTACTTTCTTCGTCACTTTGGGAAGAGGAATATCATCGCCATGTCCTGTCAACGTATTATTGAACTTATTGAACAAAATCGGATACTCAGGGATCGCTGCTTTCGTTTCTTCCGCATGCTTGCGATAGTTAAGACCGACACAGATGATTTTATTCGGGTGAGTCACGCATGGACCAAGCGTCAACTTCGCTTCATCTAAAAGGTATGAACAGTCCTCTCCTGCCATAGCTAATGCTTGAACTGTGAATTGATCCAGCCTCGCAACCCCTGCCTCACCACCCTCTATCACTTGGTGAACCGTTGTCGGTACGGAACCCCCATTCTGTGTAGGCAAAACCTTTAAAGCGCTTACAACATCCAGTATCCCTTTTTCAGTTACGACCCCCAATTGGTAATCGCCATTGTTAACGAATGTCAATAACTTCATTATGAATTCCCCTTCCTTATATCGTTTTCTGCTGTTTAGGCATTTTTCCCGAAAGTAGCGCCTCCATCAATATAGAGAGGAGAACCCATCATAAATTTCGATTCATCAGAAGCAAGGAATAATGCGGCTAGTGCAACATCCTCAGGTAAGCCTAACTCTTCACTCAGCTGACGTTTCTTAAGTGCCGCAATTGCAGTTTCCGGATTATCGTAGGAGGTTTTTAAGTAATTTTCAACAAATGGTGTTAGGATTGTACCAGGTAAAAGAGCATTTACTCGAATATTGTAGGCTGCGTAATCTACTTGCATGGATTTCGTCAGGGCCAATATCGCTCCTTTGGTAGCTGAATAAGAAGCTCTTCTCGCTAACCCGATTTCTGCGACGCAAGAGGACATATTAATGATGTTGCCAGATTTGCGTTTCATCATATGCGGAAGCACAAATTTAGAAGGTAAATATACACCCCGAATGTTGACCTGAATAACCCGATCCCATGCATCCGGTTCAACTTCATGCAAAGCGCCTACCCCGCTAATTCCCGCATTATTAAAAAGCACATCAATATGACCATATTTTTCGATAATTTGCTCTACCATCTGTTGTACAGACTTAACATCGGTCACATCTGCATGGATGAAATGGCCTATTCCTCCATCTGCATGAATATCCTTCAAAGTCGCTATACCTTTTGCTTCATCCAGATCGTTCACAATTACAGTTGCACCTTCACGAGCAAACAGCAATGCCGTGCTTCTACCGATCCCTGAACCCGAGCCCGTAATTAAGATGACTTTATTGGCTAATCTCATGAATGATTGCCTCCTTGGTATAGGGATAACCGACTCGCCAATTGACGAATTTCAGCCTCCGCAACATCCTTCTTTTTCTCCCAGATATGCTGCTGCATAGTACAGCTCACTGCTGCTATAGCCTCACCTGATTTAGATAGGATCGGGGCTGAAACACAGCTGAACCCAACGATAACTTCCTGCTCATCGAAGGCAATTCCCTCATCACGAATGATTCGTAGTTGCTTCACCAGATCTGCCTTTGTTTTCAATGAATACTCTGTAGCGCTCGTTAACTCTTGAATCGGATATAATGAGTCCAGCTCCTTATCCTCAACGAACGACAGCAGCAATTTCCCGAGCGCAGTCACATGAGCAG
This window of the Paenibacillus sp. FSL R10-2734 genome carries:
- a CDS encoding alpha-galactosidase, whose product is MIKHDSERRLWVLEGERSAYVLGLSPSGMVVQTYFGEKLPYLSDYPDPELVAEYPYTVGSELYQETYMGWGKALFNEPCLKATFADGVRDVKLTFVDDELSDCLLSLRLKDAYYSLDVVLHYQIFPKYDLIEMRSEILNSGNESIVLEQVLSGSLYMPRDEEYRLTYLTGKWAGETQLNRTPLPDGKLVLESRRGTTSHFYNPFFLLDPGGIAQEDCGDVYFGTLAFSGNWKIAIERDRLGITKISAGVNDFDFAWNLKAGEIFATPGFVIGFTSGGFGSASRNLHRYQREVVLPAEHRSKPRKVLYNSWEATSFEVKEEQQIKLAEIAASTGVELFVMDDGWFGARNSDRAGLGDWIVNHDKFPNGLQGLIKNVNELGMDFGLWIEPEMVNPDSDLYRAHPDWVYHFQTRDGTRIRNQLILNLARANVRNYLFDCIDLLLTENNIRFVKWDMNRNFSEPGYPSAPREEQKEIWFRHTEGVYEIARKLKQAHPEVILQSCSGGGGRVDLGILRYFDQVWTSDNTDAFDRLKIQEGFSFAYTAKIMESWVTDEVNWISGRKLSLTYRFHSAMMGNLGIGDDLRKWNTEELVEARELIQLYKEIRYIVQDGEQYRLKSPSEGPLTSVMYVDEAQEEAVVFTFLHSLNFMNELPRLRLKGLRKDSLYQVDGMERLISGQALMSVGLKLLLKGDYQSKVIRIQKVH
- a CDS encoding mandelate racemase/muconate lactonizing enzyme family protein, whose product is MKITKVESFVLHVPITPPITDAINVATHWGLAGVRIFTDEGFVGYGYTGTCAHGDDMIVDTIDRYYAPILIGKDPFMVKEIWDELRFGKMHWIGRAGVTHMALAAVDIALWDIMSKASNKPLWQYLGGHKSKQIKAYNTNGGWLNWSKERLIKDVSEIVEQGFTGVKIKVGKADSHEDYDRCKAVRKAIGDQTIFMIDVNQQWNINTAMTWGKKLEEFDLFWLEEPLNPDDIMGHKKLADALNVPIALGEHVYTKYAFRDYIHQGALEYCQVDVTRVGGITEWQQVAGLAASYDIPICPHVGDMGQIHQHLVASTPGAIMLEYIPWIRHIFVEPATVVNGHYILPQMPGASTEIIPTLFDQYRVR
- a CDS encoding L-rhamnose mutarotase; its protein translation is MTRYGSVIHIKDEKLEEYKALHASVWPEVLDRLRKCNIRNYSIFYRDGYLFSYFEYTGDDYTADMAIMAADPRTQEWWSLTDPCQYPVKSALEGEWWASMEEVFHMD
- a CDS encoding SDR family oxidoreductase, encoding MQLQGKVVIVTGGGSGIGEATAKLFASEGAKVIIADWNDAEAKRVVEEIQSVHCGDPNAYAVKTDVSSEIEVKQLVELVLNKFGKIDILFNNAAVVLPKYLEDISETEWTRTLDINLKSVYLMIKFCIPSIRENRGCIVNMASLSGLVGQKQNPVYSASKGAIIAMTKALALDYASDGVRINCICPAGVMTPLLEEWIGQQPNPATTVQDLIDMHPLGRCASTEEIARAVLYLASDLSGFVTGIALPVDGGAALGY
- a CDS encoding amidohydrolase family protein, whose translation is MRIDAHQHYWQLSRNDYGWLTPEVPTLYRDFMPADLTESLIRHGIAKTIVVQAAATVEETEFLLGLCQTYDSIAGVVGWLDFDQDNFVETFELLRKNPYFIGVRLMLQSIDAAEYLQRPLVIHHLKWLETLRFPVDLLIHAAQFPAVLKLLEFVPNLHAVIDHIGKPQISQQEISPWQEWVTEVAQYPQMYCKLSGMVTEANMSDWVESDFNFYIKHVTHAFGLNRVMFGSDWPVCLLAASYDQAVGILLNNLPEALTEQEIDDIFGNNAIRFYQLETHFMNTGV
- a CDS encoding fumarylacetoacetate hydrolase family protein, whose amino-acid sequence is MKLLTFVNNGDYQLGVVTEKGILDVVSALKVLPTQNGGSVPTTVHQVIEGGEAGVARLDQFTVQALAMAGEDCSYLLDEAKLTLGPCVTHPNKIICVGLNYRKHAEETKAAIPEYPILFNKFNNTLTGHGDDIPLPKVTKKVDYEAELVIVIGKTAKYVTKENALSHVFGYCNVNDLSARDLQLRTQQWLLGKSCDKFSPLGPYLVSANEIGNPNDLDIKCTVNGEIRQHSNTSDMIFRCDEIVSYISQHMTLVPGDIILTGTPEGVVLGYPVDQQVYLKDGDIVTIEIEKLGKLTNRLVKED
- a CDS encoding SDR family oxidoreductase, with translation MRLANKVILITGSGSGIGRSTALLFAREGATVIVNDLDEAKGIATLKDIHADGGIGHFIHADVTDVKSVQQMVEQIIEKYGHIDVLFNNAGISGVGALHEVEPDAWDRVIQVNIRGVYLPSKFVLPHMMKRKSGNIINMSSCVAEIGLARRASYSATKGAILALTKSMQVDYAAYNIRVNALLPGTILTPFVENYLKTSYDNPETAIAALKKRQLSEELGLPEDVALAALFLASDESKFMMGSPLYIDGGATFGKNA